The stretch of DNA CATTTTATCGACGAGTTGATCAGGGGGGAGGTGATCGATATATCGCCAAAAGGAGAAATCACTTTTGAAGTCGATGGTGGTGAAAACCTGGGTGTTATTAAACCCGAAAATTTAGCAGACAGGGGTGGGAACTATCGTGTGGGCAATAGAATCAAAGCCTTGTGCATTCGTGTTGAACCAGAGGATAATTCTTTTATTTTCTACTGTACCCTTAATTTCTCAAAGGACCGTCGATGATTATTAATATCTTGGAGGGAAATTTGGGTCAGGAATTCGGGATAAAATCCAGGGTTTGCCCAAAAAATATTTCTGGAAATATCGAAATTGGATTTGTTATTCGGTATAAAAGTGGGCTGGCAGTTGATGAAATTAAAGAAAAGGCCAATAAACGTTCTTTTGAACAGCTTAACAGCATTTGCAGCCCGGATGTGCTCGAAACATATATCAAGAAGTTTAACATCCCCACACATAAACTTAATGAAAACAATGAGGACCTGGTGAAAGCCTGTACTATCGTAAGTATTCGGTTATCTAGCGAGAAAGGCTCCAACTTATTAAAAGAAGATGGAAATACTTTGCTTGAAATGTTAACCTCCACATTGACACATGGAAAGGATAGGCTATGATCTTAATTAATTTTTCACATCCCATCACCAAAGAACAAGAATCGAAAATTATTGCTTTAGCCGGTCAAAGCATTGAAACGATGCTTACAGTGCCCTCTCAATTCAAGCATGATATTCCATTTCCTGAGCAGATAACCGTTCTCATTGATTCAATTGGATTATCTCCTGAAGATTGGCAAACCAAACCGATACTGGTCATCCCACCTGGTTTCAGTCCAGCCGCTGTGACCCTGTTGGCAGAATTACATGGTCGAATGGGGCATTTCCCAAGCATTGTTCGTATGCGTCCCGTGTCCGATAGCAACCTTCCGATGTTTGAAGTCGCCGAAATCATTGACTTACGGTCTTTACGAGACAAAGCGAGAGAGGATCGTCGATAATATCCCTTAGAAAGGAGTCATCCATGGAAATTTTTAGTTATATTGCCGATTTCATTGGTATCTTCAGCTTTTTCGCGGCAGTAGCAGCTTGGATTAACACAAGAAAGATCCAAAAGAACCAAAAGCTGGAATTGGAACGTCTCAACCAAAAAATTAAGGTTAGATTGATTAATCCAGATACTAAAAACTACATTGATTTAAATGGTGAGATGCGAAGAGAAGAAATATCTCGTGCAGAGATTTTAGGCTGGATAGGTATGCTACCCAAGATTCAAGGATTAGAACGCTCGAGATTTCAACTGGAATTCTCAAATAAGGATGAATTTTTTACTCGGATGAATGCTGTCAGGACAGGTTCAGGCGATATGACGTTTGAAATTGATTGTACTGAATATGAATCAGATCAGTTTGCTGTTGAAAAGAAAAATATGTCTAATCATTGATGATTTTACGTAGGTTTTTATATTTGACGTTTATTAAAGATAGTCATCTCTCACCTGTTTCTTTATAAACGACACTGAGTATGAACAGCTTGCTCTCTTCGGTGCTGGAATTAACACCACGGTTTCCGGGGCAAATTCAAAATAAATCCTGGTATGGTTGGGCGTCTCAGGCAATCCTGCTGAAGGCTGTCCGGCAGGTATTTTCTCCCAGGCTCTCACAGTCCATGCACGTGGATAACCTGCGCCGCGCGTATACCGCTTCCAGCCTGTATCTCGCAGGGGAGATCGGTGCGTCGTCGGCTGCGGAAGGCAGGTACTTCTTGCGCTTTACAGCACTCAATGAAGAATGCGCCCGGGCGCTCATCAGCACCACACAGCCCGGGAGGCCCCTGTCTCCGGGCAGCCAGCTCAACCTTTCGGGCTTGCAGATGAGGATCGTGGGGATCTATGTTCAACAATTGCAGCATAAGCTGGCACAGACTTCCTCGTATGAATGCTTGTTTAACAGCACCGCCAGAAATGCAGCCTCGCTGAATGAGCGAATCACCTTCCGCCTGGGATCTGCCACATTTTTTAAAAGCACCGATACCGGCGGCTTTCAATATGAGCCAAAACCTGCGCTGGTTTTCGGCTCGCTATTTGAACGCTGGAAATTATTTTCAAGCCTGAGGGCGCCTGGCGCCGAGTTCATGGAATATGTCGATCAATCGATCCGTGTTGATGACCAGGCGCTTGAACTGACGGGGGTGGGTGGGAAATATCAGCGCCAGGGCGCCGTCGGAACGGTTACCTATATCAGCGCCGATCCGCAATCGCCGTATTGGGTGTTTGCGCACGTCCTGGCCCGCTACGCGCTGTTTGCCGGTGTGGGAAAGGAGACCGCCAGCGGATTTGGGCAATGTTGGGTCCAGTGAAGACAAAATTAGCCATCGTTCATGATTTTGTAATCCCGCTACCGAGAGCGCGGATGAATATCGGGAGTTGAATTGATGCGAAATGAGCACAGCTATAGAGAACGTATCCTCTCGAGGGCAAATTTAATCACAGCCTGGGAGGATGTACAAAGCAAGAAAGGCGCGCCAGGACCCGATGAAATTAGCATTCCCCGCTGGCGGCGCAATTGGGAGGCGAATATCGAACGCCTGATTGAGCAAGTTTCAACCAATACCTATTACCCGAATCGACCCATGTCGAGACTATGACAGTACTACGAAGAACTCAACGAGTAACTTCGTAGAAATCATTCGTTTTAAGCACTTTATTCATAAGATTTATTTCGTCCCTGAAGGGGAAAACTACAGAAACAAGGTCATTAAGAACCATCTTCTTGTGAGAGTGGTTGTTGATCTCGGTTGTGGGAATACGTTTTTTGATGATTCTTTGACCGAAGCAGAACCCACCCAAAACAGCCAATTTTCGGAGATCATTACAGTGTAAAAAGCTGTTTAATGTTCTTTTTATGTTTCCTGCGATCTGGAGGATGAGTTGTTGAAATCACATCAATTTGATTATTACTATGGCAAGCAGGCCGAACAGTTCACCTTCTATCGTATCCCTAAAAGACTGTTCACTGATTCCACCTTTGCTGACCTGTCCAGTGCCGCAAAGGTGCTATATGGTCTGATGTTGGATCGAATGAGTTTGTCTGTCTCAAATGAATGGAAAGATGATCAGGACCGTGTCTTTATCTACTTCACACTTACCGAAATCCAGGAACTGATGAATTGTGGACACAACAAGGCAGTCAGGTTGCTGGCGGAACTGGATAGCATTAAAGGAATTGGGCTAATTGAGCGAGTAAAGCAAGGGATGGGAAGACCAAACAGAATCTATGTTATGAACTTTTTGGTCAGTGAAGAGATCAAAGACTTCCCAAAAG from Brevefilum fermentans encodes:
- the cas6 gene encoding CRISPR system precrRNA processing endoribonuclease RAMP protein Cas6, with the protein product MNSLLSSVLELTPRFPGQIQNKSWYGWASQAILLKAVRQVFSPRLSQSMHVDNLRRAYTASSLYLAGEIGASSAAEGRYFLRFTALNEECARALISTTQPGRPLSPGSQLNLSGLQMRIVGIYVQQLQHKLAQTSSYECLFNSTARNAASLNERITFRLGSATFFKSTDTGGFQYEPKPALVFGSLFERWKLFSSLRAPGAEFMEYVDQSIRVDDQALELTGVGGKYQRQGAVGTVTYISADPQSPYWVFAHVLARYALFAGVGKETASGFGQCWVQ
- the csx15 gene encoding CRISPR-associated protein Csx15, which produces MILINFSHPITKEQESKIIALAGQSIETMLTVPSQFKHDIPFPEQITVLIDSIGLSPEDWQTKPILVIPPGFSPAAVTLLAELHGRMGHFPSIVRMRPVSDSNLPMFEVAEIIDLRSLRDKAREDRR